One Triticum dicoccoides isolate Atlit2015 ecotype Zavitan chromosome 4B, WEW_v2.0, whole genome shotgun sequence genomic window carries:
- the LOC119292884 gene encoding transcription factor bHLH18-like: MDDSRLFMQWAVSTLQQQDPGGAGGGSEKSAGFPCLQALRDSSELTEAQNTLSSGDDTGGGGGIITPAPDLAVHQGSWSMSSPTSGGPFAPSSMSSTGTSNALSMSWDFGATLPPQPVSSGGGGTLAAGAPLRSGVSQPTRRASTKSRPYAQDHIMAERKRREKINQRFIELSAVIPGLKKMDKGTILADATRYVKELQERVKYLEAAGGNHRSVETVVLVRKPRCLVGSDGEACPGFFSAAGMPANRSQLPEIEAKLSEDNVMVRIHCEINGKGLVARVLAEVEELHLRIVHNDVMPFTASTVIITTMAKVEEGFTVNTEEIVGRLNSALYQHSSSNNSGNNNY, encoded by the exons ATGGACGACTCGCGCCTGTTCATGCAGTGGGCGGTGAGCACACTGCAGCAGCAGGATCCAGGAGGAGCCGGCGGCGGCAGCGAGAAGAGCGCCGGCTTCCCCTGTCTCCAGGCGCTCCGCGATTCCTCGGAGCTAACGGAAGCACAGAACACTCTGAGCTCCGGCGACGACACCGGCGGCGGTGGAGGAATCATCACCCCAGCCCCCGATTTGGCTGTGCACCAAGGCAGTTGGTCCATGTCGTCCCCGACCTCGGGCGGGCCTTTCGCGCCCAGCAGCATGAGCAGCACCGGCACCAGCAACGCCTTGTCCATGAGCTGGGACTTCGGCGCTACCTTGCCGCCGCAGCCGGTCAGCAGCGGTGGCGGGGGCACGCTGGCCGCCGGGGCGCCGCTTCGTTCCGGCGTGTCACAGCCAACGAGGAGGGCCTCCACAAAGAGCAGGCCGTACGCGCAAGACCACATCATGGCGGAGCGGAAGCGCCGGGAGAAGATCAACCAGCGCTTCATCGAGCTCTCCGCCGTCATTCCCGGCCTCAAGAAG ATGGACAAGGGGACGATTCTTGCCGACGCGACCAGATACGTGAAGGAGCTCCAAGAGAGGGTCAAGTACCTGGAGGCTGCCGGCGGCAACCACAGGAGCGTTGAGACCGTGGTGCTCGTCAGGAAGCCACGGTGCCTCGTCGGCTCGGACGGCGAGGCCTGTCCAGGGTTCTTCTCGGCAGCTGGGATGCCGGCAAATAGGAGCCAGCTGCCGGAGATCGAGGCAAAGCTCTCGGAGGACAACGTCATGGTGAGGATCCACTGTGAAATAAATGGAAAGGGTCTGGTCGCCAGGGTTCTTGCGGAGGTCGAGGAGCTCCACCTCCGCATCGTCCACAACGATGTGATGCCGTTCACGGCGTCCACCGTGATTATTACCACCATGGCGAAG GTGGAGGAGGGTTTTACTGTCAACACAGAGGAGATAGTAGGAAGGCTCAACTCTGCATTGTACCAacatagcagcagcaacaacagtggCAACAACAATTATTAA